The Tepidibacter aestuarii genome contains a region encoding:
- a CDS encoding type I glutamate--ammonia ligase has product MLKELKKDILSKLVYFIPKDKHSAENVKEILDNHPEIEFVSLVGIDLRGNDTDEKIPSSVFLEDIDKFIQTGIQTDGSSVVLDNIATLNDAKVEIIPDKDVAWFVDYNFQNLNDETHLPVGTLRIPSFLVHNGNKVCSRSILKKSIENFKDEILRLVCKNSDVLNSVGIKDCDEIKEILLTSATELEFWVNTPEDKADEEKLSTSQNLKEQYWKRTQGTVRTALEKSIYLMEKYGVNPEMGHKEVGGITSAINSRGKSNHVMEQLEIDWKYSDAIQAADNELIIRNLVNDVFKNYGLEVTFAAKPIEGVAGSGEHTHLGVAARLNSGKIVNLFSPSDMKAEYASPIGFGALMGILKNYELLNPFVTSSNDALNRLKPGFEAPVCIVSSLGKSVDNPSRNRSILVGLIRDLENPLATRFELRAPNPMSNTYIIIAASYQVMLDGIKYAIENKKTSKELEKEFSKKSGEITGYLEKHREYRSEEDVFEFYTEEQRNNLFGIPPKTVWENAKNFDRHEEKKKALIYNDVFTEQTIDSFKESIINQWLRELKDRIICDNMEIVRSCKKMHFEDITDLDIVNWQKIHTLRCYLMKDKTDEKSLFTRIRDAIEAQNYDSVSNLQIEMNEKIKLLKDLYIIYKKNLF; this is encoded by the coding sequence ATGTTGAAGGAGTTAAAGAAAGATATTTTAAGCAAGCTTGTATATTTTATACCGAAAGATAAGCACTCAGCAGAAAATGTTAAGGAGATTTTAGATAATCATCCAGAAATCGAATTTGTTTCATTAGTTGGGATTGATTTAAGAGGTAATGATACTGACGAAAAAATACCGAGTAGTGTTTTTTTAGAAGATATAGATAAATTCATTCAAACTGGAATTCAAACAGATGGTTCGAGCGTTGTTCTTGATAATATAGCAACTTTAAATGATGCCAAAGTAGAAATAATTCCAGATAAGGATGTAGCGTGGTTTGTTGATTATAATTTTCAGAACTTAAATGATGAAACACATCTTCCTGTTGGAACTTTGAGAATACCTTCGTTTTTAGTGCATAACGGAAATAAAGTGTGCTCGAGATCTATACTAAAAAAATCTATAGAAAATTTTAAAGATGAGATACTTAGATTAGTGTGTAAAAATAGTGATGTTTTAAATTCTGTTGGAATTAAAGATTGTGATGAAATAAAGGAAATTCTACTAACATCAGCTACGGAGCTTGAATTTTGGGTTAACACACCTGAGGATAAAGCTGATGAAGAAAAACTTTCTACATCACAAAACTTAAAAGAACAATATTGGAAGCGAACTCAAGGAACAGTTAGAACAGCATTAGAAAAGAGTATATATTTAATGGAAAAATACGGAGTTAATCCTGAAATGGGACATAAAGAAGTAGGAGGAATAACTTCAGCTATCAACTCAAGAGGAAAATCTAATCACGTTATGGAACAACTTGAGATAGATTGGAAGTATAGTGATGCTATTCAAGCAGCTGATAACGAGCTTATAATTAGGAATTTAGTAAATGACGTATTTAAAAATTATGGATTAGAAGTTACCTTTGCTGCAAAACCAATAGAAGGTGTAGCAGGAAGTGGAGAACATACACACTTAGGTGTAGCTGCAAGACTAAATAGCGGAAAGATAGTGAATCTATTTTCTCCATCTGACATGAAAGCTGAATATGCAAGTCCTATTGGATTTGGTGCATTAATGGGAATTTTAAAGAACTACGAACTACTTAATCCTTTTGTAACTTCTTCAAATGATGCTTTAAATAGATTAAAACCAGGATTCGAAGCTCCTGTTTGTATTGTGTCATCACTTGGAAAAAGTGTAGATAATCCATCAAGAAATAGATCTATATTGGTTGGTTTGATAAGAGATTTAGAAAATCCATTAGCTACAAGATTTGAATTAAGAGCTCCAAATCCTATGTCTAATACGTATATAATAATAGCAGCATCTTATCAGGTTATGCTTGATGGAATAAAGTATGCTATAGAAAACAAAAAAACATCTAAAGAACTTGAAAAAGAATTTTCTAAAAAATCAGGTGAAATAACTGGATATTTAGAAAAACATAGAGAATATAGAAGTGAAGAAGACGTTTTTGAATTTTATACAGAAGAACAACGAAATAATTTATTTGGAATACCTCCTAAAACGGTTTGGGAAAATGCAAAGAATTTCGATAGACATGAAGAAAAGAAAAAAGCATTAATATATAATGATGTTTTTACAGAACAAACAATAGACTCATTTAAAGAATCCATCATAAATCAATGGTTACGAGAATTGAAAGATAGAATAATATGTGACAACATGGAAATAGTAAGATCTTGTAAAAAGATGCACTTTGAAGATATTACAGATTTAGATATAGTTAATTGGCAAAAAATACACACATTAAGATGTTATTTAATGAAAGATAAGACTGATGAAAAATCTTTATTTACAAGAATAAGAGATGCGATAGAGGCACAAAATTATGACTCAGTATCTAATCTTCAAATAGAAATGAATGAGAAGATAAAATTACTTAAGGATTTATATATAATATATAAGAAAAATTTATTTTAG
- the lexA gene encoding transcriptional repressor LexA — MYSDLTSKQIEILNFLKLQINKKGYPPSVREICSAVNLKSTSTVHSHLNKLEEKGYIRKDKTKPRAIEILDSNDDSLFSRKETIDIPLVGSVTAGAPILATENIEEFVPLPSSLIDANNAFMLRVKGDSMINAGILDGDYIIVNKQNTARNGEIVVVLTEDNESTVKRFFKEENRIRLQPENPYMEPLYFNDVKILGTLKGVFRVVK, encoded by the coding sequence ATGTATTCAGATTTAACCAGTAAACAAATAGAAATTTTAAACTTTTTAAAACTACAAATTAATAAAAAGGGTTATCCACCATCTGTCAGAGAAATATGTAGTGCAGTAAATTTAAAATCAACATCTACAGTTCACTCACATCTAAATAAATTAGAAGAAAAAGGATACATTAGAAAAGATAAAACAAAACCAAGAGCTATAGAAATTCTAGATTCAAATGACGATAGTCTCTTTAGTAGAAAAGAAACGATAGATATTCCTTTAGTAGGAAGCGTTACAGCGGGAGCTCCTATACTAGCTACTGAAAATATAGAAGAATTCGTCCCTTTACCCTCTAGTTTAATAGATGCTAATAATGCATTTATGTTAAGAGTAAAAGGAGATAGCATGATTAATGCTGGAATATTAGATGGGGATTATATTATAGTAAATAAACAAAACACTGCTAGAAATGGGGAAATAGTAGTGGTTTTAACAGAAGATAATGAATCTACAGTAAAAAGGTTTTTTAAAGAAGAAAATAGAATTAGACTTCAACCAGAGAACCCTTATATGGAACCCCTGTATTTTAATGATGTTAAAATATTAGGTACTTTGAAAGGCGTATTCAGAGTTGTAAAATAA
- the yneA gene encoding cell division suppressor protein YneA codes for MKRNLVYIIILFSAISLLSGFSGLKNYKNIVEYETVNVIQGDTLWNIAKENIPEKEDIRKYIYMIRKVNNLESANIHPGDQLLIPVYEKE; via the coding sequence ATGAAAAGGAATTTAGTTTACATAATAATATTATTTTCTGCAATAAGTTTACTAAGCGGTTTTTCGGGTTTAAAAAATTATAAAAATATAGTAGAGTATGAAACTGTCAATGTGATACAAGGGGATACTCTTTGGAATATAGCAAAAGAAAACATACCTGAAAAAGAAGATATAAGAAAGTACATATATATGATAAGAAAGGTTAATAATTTAGAAAGTGCAAATATACATCCTGGAGATCAACTATTAATTCCTGTTTATGAAAAAGAATAG
- a CDS encoding alpha/beta-type small acid-soluble spore protein, whose translation MSKNPVVKESRMALNQFKEEIANELGISMPNSNLSSNITSRQAGQTGGKLGGEMTKRLVENAARNMAYGSNSAPQNLD comes from the coding sequence TTGTCGAAAAATCCTGTAGTAAAAGAATCAAGAATGGCATTAAATCAATTTAAAGAAGAAATTGCAAATGAGTTGGGCATTTCTATGCCCAACTCAAATTTATCTAGTAATATTACTTCTAGACAAGCAGGTCAAACGGGTGGAAAACTAGGTGGAGAAATGACAAAAAGATTAGTAGAAAATGCTGCAAGGAATATGGCTTATGGTAGTAATTCAGCACCACAGAATTTAGATTAG
- a CDS encoding tyrosine-type recombinase/integrase, with protein MHKNLKIHNKSDKPDNIVLKENSIIENCVKTENQLPKFMKDFFVYLKSAVVSSTRLAYLEDILFFCKYLINESELTSSSKCKDISIEEFNNMKARDINLFLGDYCSRYYKKTDRNTLVFENNNRSLARKKSSLSSLFKFLYRNEQINQNITDGFNPIKLPKPQPDAIKRLEIDEVAKMIDVVESGEGLTEREKIYWKKTKLRDKAILILFVTYGLRLSELRELNISSFNFNRGEFKIYRKRGKEALMPLNKTCESVVLDYIKDERTNSDKLQDEHKDALFLSIQNKRMTLKAIRELVVKYTSIGMNMPRGNGYSPHKLRATSATSLIQYGFSIYDVQNLLDHDNVTTTQLYAAHKKNVKREIVKNFEWLEDKTE; from the coding sequence TTGCATAAGAATTTAAAAATACATAATAAGTCAGATAAACCAGACAACATAGTTTTAAAAGAAAATTCAATAATAGAAAATTGTGTTAAAACCGAAAATCAATTACCTAAATTCATGAAGGATTTTTTTGTATATCTTAAAAGCGCAGTTGTTTCATCAACTAGATTAGCTTATTTAGAAGACATTTTATTTTTTTGTAAATACCTAATAAATGAATCAGAATTAACATCATCTAGTAAGTGTAAAGATATAAGTATTGAAGAATTTAATAATATGAAAGCAAGAGATATTAATTTATTTTTAGGAGATTATTGCTCAAGGTATTATAAAAAAACAGATAGAAACACATTAGTATTTGAAAATAACAATAGATCGTTGGCTAGAAAAAAATCTTCATTATCTTCTTTATTTAAGTTTTTATACAGAAATGAACAAATAAATCAAAATATTACAGATGGTTTCAACCCTATAAAACTTCCAAAGCCTCAGCCGGATGCTATTAAAAGGTTAGAGATTGATGAAGTTGCTAAAATGATAGATGTAGTTGAATCAGGAGAAGGTTTAACGGAAAGAGAAAAAATATATTGGAAAAAAACAAAACTTAGAGATAAAGCTATATTGATATTATTCGTTACATATGGTTTAAGACTTAGCGAACTTAGAGAGCTTAATATTTCTTCGTTTAACTTTAATAGAGGAGAATTTAAAATTTATAGAAAAAGAGGAAAAGAAGCTTTAATGCCACTTAATAAAACATGCGAGTCCGTGGTTTTGGATTATATTAAAGATGAAAGAACAAATTCTGATAAGCTTCAAGACGAACATAAAGATGCGCTTTTTTTATCTATTCAAAATAAAAGAATGACGTTAAAAGCAATAAGAGAATTAGTTGTAAAATATACATCTATAGGTATGAATATGCCTAGAGGCAATGGATATAGCCCTCATAAATTAAGAGCTACATCTGCTACATCTTTAATACAATATGGATTTTCAATATATGATGTTCAAAATTTGCTAGATCACGATAATGTAACTACAACTCAACTTTATGCAGCACATAAGAAAAATGTAAAACGAGAAATTGTTAAGAATTTTGAATGGCTAGAAGATAAAACAGAGTAG
- a CDS encoding ribonuclease HI family protein, with amino-acid sequence MIKCNFDGACNDNGNKEADTGLGYAIYDTKYNAYLKEVALYGGKGTNNTAEYKALIECMKDLIGLGLIKEEINVYGDSDLIIKQVTGQWKCKKEHLIPLRDEAVSLMSKFANLNIKWVRRNENAMADKLSKDGLSKKDIKIDTVPNKETNEGDIEITVFNLGDGIYKVVDNECFYAVDINREVCSCSKNQNNRENCNHIMHIKNI; translated from the coding sequence TTGATTAAATGTAATTTTGATGGTGCTTGTAATGATAATGGAAATAAAGAGGCTGACACGGGGTTAGGATATGCTATTTATGATACAAAATACAATGCCTATTTAAAGGAAGTTGCTTTATACGGCGGAAAAGGTACTAATAATACAGCTGAATATAAAGCTTTGATAGAATGTATGAAAGATTTAATAGGATTAGGGCTAATTAAAGAAGAAATCAATGTATATGGAGATTCAGATCTTATAATAAAACAGGTTACAGGACAGTGGAAGTGTAAAAAAGAACATTTAATTCCTCTTAGAGACGAAGCTGTTAGCCTTATGAGTAAATTTGCTAATTTAAATATAAAATGGGTGCGTAGGAATGAAAATGCCATGGCAGATAAATTATCCAAAGATGGTCTAAGCAAAAAAGATATTAAAATAGATACAGTACCTAATAAAGAAACAAATGAAGGGGATATAGAAATAACTGTATTTAATCTAGGGGATGGGATATACAAAGTTGTAGACAATGAATGTTTTTATGCTGTGGATATTAATAGAGAGGTTTGTTCTTGTTCAAAAAATCAAAACAACAGAGAAAATTGTAATCATATAATGCATATCAAAAACATATAG
- a CDS encoding cyclase family protein gives MKVIDLTHVIHPNMPVFPGTETPILESANTIEKDNFCEMKMTMYSHTGTHIDAPAHMLKDGATLDKMDVHCFVGRAIILDFKDKKHIQLKDVLQYEDKIAKCDFVIIKTGWSKFWGKQEYFEEFPYISIDVANWLVKFNLKGIGVDAISIDDMKSTSFQVHKTLMKNNLIIIENLTNLEKIEDEFFTLTALPLKTLNADGAPIRAIAII, from the coding sequence ATGAAGGTTATAGATTTGACTCATGTGATTCATCCGAATATGCCTGTTTTTCCAGGAACTGAGACGCCTATTCTTGAATCTGCAAATACTATAGAAAAAGACAATTTTTGTGAAATGAAGATGACGATGTATTCTCATACAGGAACACATATAGATGCTCCTGCACATATGCTAAAAGATGGAGCTACATTAGATAAAATGGATGTACATTGTTTTGTAGGTAGGGCTATTATTTTGGATTTTAAAGATAAAAAACATATACAGTTAAAAGATGTACTTCAATATGAAGATAAAATAGCTAAATGTGATTTTGTGATAATTAAAACTGGATGGAGTAAGTTTTGGGGTAAACAAGAGTATTTCGAAGAGTTTCCATATATAAGTATAGATGTAGCTAATTGGCTAGTTAAATTTAACTTAAAAGGTATAGGAGTAGATGCTATATCTATAGATGACATGAAATCTACTTCGTTCCAAGTCCATAAAACATTAATGAAAAATAATTTAATTATAATAGAGAACCTTACTAATTTAGAAAAAATAGAAGATGAATTCTTTACGTTAACAGCTTTACCTTTAAAAACACTTAATGCTGATGGAGCACCTATAAGAGCTATAGCTATTATATAG
- the brnQ gene encoding branched-chain amino acid transport system II carrier protein: MNKTSKDVIVVGFALFAMFFGAGNLIFPPALGLMTGDAWVPGLIGFLLTGIGMPVLGIIAASKAGGSLSDLADKVNPTFSKVIGTVIMLAIGPLLAIPRTGATTFEMGFAPLFPSVSPILVSVIFFGVTLFLVINPSGIVDKIGKVLTPVLLISLLVIIIKGIMNPIGSPVDTGMQNAFSKGFTEGYQTMDALASMVFAGIVIGSLVQKGYTDTKEQIKLTVMAGLVAAAGLAIVYGGLMYLGATSSGVFPADIARTQLTISITESILGNAGKALIGVSVSLACLTTAVGLTATCGEYFSNLSNGKIGYKPIVIGVTVFSAVMSNFGVDAIVKIAVPLLVTVYPVGIILIVFNIFDDYIPNKAAYTGAVFGAVCVSLFDALAAMGVQISAATGFISKLPLASAGFAWILPAIVGSIIAMATMKKKQENV; this comes from the coding sequence ATGAACAAAACATCTAAAGATGTAATTGTAGTAGGATTTGCACTATTTGCAATGTTTTTTGGTGCAGGAAACTTAATATTCCCGCCGGCTCTTGGACTTATGACAGGTGATGCTTGGGTCCCTGGGTTAATAGGATTTTTATTAACAGGTATAGGAATGCCTGTGCTTGGAATTATAGCTGCTTCTAAAGCTGGTGGTAGTTTAAGTGATTTAGCTGATAAAGTTAATCCTACATTTAGTAAAGTTATAGGAACTGTTATAATGTTAGCTATAGGACCTCTTTTAGCTATACCTAGAACTGGAGCTACTACTTTTGAAATGGGATTTGCGCCTTTATTCCCTTCAGTAAGTCCTATATTAGTATCTGTTATATTCTTTGGGGTAACGTTATTCTTAGTTATAAACCCATCTGGAATAGTTGATAAAATAGGTAAAGTTCTTACACCTGTTTTATTAATATCTTTACTTGTTATTATAATCAAAGGAATTATGAATCCTATAGGATCTCCTGTTGACACAGGGATGCAAAATGCATTTTCAAAAGGATTTACAGAAGGGTATCAAACTATGGATGCTTTAGCTTCTATGGTTTTTGCTGGAATAGTAATTGGATCTTTGGTTCAAAAAGGATACACTGACACTAAAGAGCAAATTAAATTAACTGTAATGGCTGGTCTTGTTGCAGCTGCTGGTCTTGCTATTGTATATGGTGGATTAATGTACTTAGGAGCTACATCAAGTGGCGTATTCCCAGCTGATATAGCAAGAACTCAACTAACTATAAGCATTACAGAAAGTATATTGGGCAATGCTGGAAAAGCTTTAATAGGAGTATCTGTATCATTAGCATGTTTAACTACTGCAGTTGGACTTACAGCAACTTGTGGAGAATACTTCTCTAATCTTTCAAATGGTAAAATTGGTTACAAACCTATAGTTATTGGTGTTACTGTATTTAGTGCTGTTATGTCTAACTTTGGAGTTGATGCAATAGTTAAAATAGCAGTTCCTCTACTTGTAACTGTTTACCCTGTAGGTATAATCTTAATCGTTTTCAATATATTTGATGATTACATACCTAATAAGGCTGCATATACAGGTGCAGTATTTGGAGCAGTATGTGTAAGTTTATTTGATGCTTTAGCAGCTATGGGTGTTCAAATATCAGCTGCTACTGGGTTCATTTCTAAATTACCTTTAGCTAGTGCAGGATTTGCATGGATATTACCAGCTATAGTAGGATCTATAATTGCCATGGCTACTATGAAGAAAAAGCAAGAAAACGTATAA
- the brnQ gene encoding branched-chain amino acid transport system II carrier protein, whose translation MNKQNKDVIVVGFALFAMFFGAGNLIFPPALGMQTGTSWVTAFLGFLLTGIGMPVLGIIAASKAGGSLSDLADKISPTFSKILGTIIVLSIGPLLAIPRTGATTFEMGIRPLFPQVSPVLVSILFFGITLYLVMNPSDIVDKIGKILTPVLLVSLLIIIIKGIINPIGIPTDTGIQNSFSKGFTEGYQTMDALGSVILAGIVINSLIQKGYTDIKDQVKLSTIAGLVAASGLAIIYGGLMYLGSTSNTVFSPDITKTQLTISITERILGNTGKIIIGLAVSLACLTTSIGLTATCGQYFSKLSKGKLSYKSIVIGVAAFSAVVSNFGVEAIVKIAVPLLVTVYPVVIILIVMNIFDDYIPNKAAYTGAVYGALCISLFDALSAIGIQISNVNSIISKLPLASSGFAWLTPAILGSLIAMATMKKQHTV comes from the coding sequence ATGAATAAACAGAACAAAGATGTTATTGTAGTTGGATTTGCACTGTTTGCAATGTTTTTTGGTGCAGGAAATTTAATATTCCCTCCTGCTCTTGGTATGCAAACCGGTACTTCTTGGGTTACAGCGTTTTTAGGTTTTTTATTAACAGGTATAGGAATGCCTGTACTTGGAATTATAGCTGCATCTAAAGCCGGTGGAAGCTTAAGTGATTTAGCTGATAAAATTAGCCCAACATTTAGTAAAATATTAGGGACTATCATAGTTTTATCTATAGGCCCTCTTTTAGCTATACCTAGAACTGGAGCTACTACTTTTGAAATGGGAATTAGGCCTTTATTTCCTCAAGTAAGTCCTGTATTAGTATCTATACTATTCTTTGGTATAACACTATACCTGGTTATGAATCCATCAGATATAGTTGATAAAATAGGCAAAATTCTTACGCCTGTTTTATTAGTATCACTACTTATAATAATTATTAAAGGTATTATCAATCCTATAGGAATCCCTACTGATACAGGAATTCAAAATTCGTTTTCAAAGGGATTTACAGAAGGATATCAAACTATGGATGCATTAGGATCTGTTATATTAGCTGGTATAGTAATTAATTCTTTAATCCAAAAAGGATACACAGATATTAAAGATCAGGTTAAATTATCAACTATTGCTGGTCTTGTAGCAGCTAGTGGCCTTGCTATTATCTATGGAGGGTTAATGTATTTAGGATCTACATCTAATACTGTATTCTCACCTGACATTACAAAGACTCAACTTACTATAAGTATTACAGAAAGAATATTAGGCAATACAGGTAAAATTATAATAGGCTTAGCTGTATCTTTAGCCTGTCTTACTACATCAATAGGACTTACAGCAACTTGTGGTCAGTATTTTTCTAAACTATCAAAAGGTAAACTGAGCTATAAGTCAATAGTAATTGGAGTTGCTGCTTTTAGTGCAGTGGTTTCTAATTTTGGAGTTGAAGCTATAGTTAAAATAGCTGTTCCTTTACTTGTAACTGTTTATCCTGTTGTAATAATATTAATAGTTATGAATATATTCGATGATTACATACCTAATAAGGCTGCTTATACTGGTGCTGTATACGGAGCCTTATGTATAAGTTTATTTGATGCTTTGAGCGCTATTGGTATTCAAATATCAAATGTTAATTCTATAATATCTAAATTACCGTTAGCAAGCTCAGGATTTGCATGGTTAACACCTGCTATATTAGGATCTTTAATTGCCATGGCTACTATGAAAAAACAGCATACAGTATAA
- a CDS encoding DUF4397 domain-containing protein encodes MIDNFLYPYAPFIRQVKPSHIRVLHASPDAPPVDIYANNNLIAQNIPYKGFTPYISVAPGNYVISVFVSGTTQNPVLVKNIQVPNDTIATIAATGYASDLDLLPIVEPVEPIPTNKTMIRFVHLSPNTPNIDITLPNGTVLFEDVEYEEATEYIPAPPGNYTVEAKVAGTDQTALIVPNINLKPNRFYSIYAVGFLDDKPPLQVLIPLDGNSYIK; translated from the coding sequence ATGATTGATAATTTTTTATATCCATATGCTCCATTTATTAGACAGGTAAAGCCTTCTCACATTAGAGTATTACATGCTTCTCCAGATGCTCCACCTGTAGACATATATGCAAATAACAACTTAATAGCTCAAAATATACCTTATAAAGGCTTTACTCCTTATATCAGCGTCGCTCCTGGAAACTATGTAATATCTGTTTTTGTATCTGGAACCACACAAAATCCCGTTTTAGTAAAAAATATTCAGGTTCCGAATGACACTATAGCAACTATTGCTGCTACTGGTTATGCATCTGATTTAGATTTATTACCTATAGTAGAGCCTGTAGAGCCTATACCTACTAATAAAACTATGATTAGATTTGTTCATCTATCTCCAAATACTCCAAATATAGACATCACTTTACCAAATGGAACTGTATTATTTGAAGATGTTGAATATGAAGAAGCAACAGAATATATACCTGCTCCACCAGGAAATTATACAGTTGAAGCAAAAGTTGCAGGAACTGATCAAACAGCTTTAATAGTTCCTAATATCAACCTTAAACCTAACAGATTTTATAGTATATATGCAGTTGGTTTTTTAGATGATAAACCTCCTCTACAAGTTTTAATACCTCTAGATGGAAATAGCTATATAAAATAA
- a CDS encoding LysO family transporter yields MKILILSLLIGILLGSFKIIPIKYLKLNSKFQLFALILLLFSMGISIGSNKEMFNSINTLGLQAVSFSIMTIIFSTLVLYLITNLFFNTKESQKEDTKE; encoded by the coding sequence ATGAAAATTCTTATATTAAGTCTTTTAATAGGAATTTTATTAGGAAGTTTCAAAATTATTCCTATTAAATATCTTAAACTAAATTCAAAATTTCAATTATTTGCCCTGATACTACTTTTATTTTCAATGGGGATATCAATAGGGTCTAATAAAGAGATGTTTAATTCAATCAATACATTAGGATTGCAAGCTGTGTCTTTTTCTATTATGACTATAATATTTAGCACATTGGTTTTGTATCTAATAACTAATCTATTTTTCAATACAAAAGAATCCCAAAAGGAGGATACTAAAGAATGA